GACCAACAAATAAATGAAAACTGACAGACATAAGGTCTCAATGAAAATTATGGCCAGACAAGAAAAATATAGGAAAAGTGGACAGACCAGCATAACATAGGAAAGCTTTTAAGCTGCCATAGAGGACCCAAAGTTATAGCaaataccaataaaaaaaaaaacattttggaaacttATGTCAGGATCTGAAGATGCACTGTGTGGGGCCCTCTCTGACTATGGCTCGttactggataaaaaaaaaaaaaaactccaaaccaTCACTGACAATTCTGATATCCGGGAGCACTAAATTCCAATACGAACGCAAGATCTTTTGCACAAGGTGATGTAAGCCATAAGCCCAGTGAAGCACATCAAAACGTTTTAAACAAGTGACCGCAAGTACAGACTGCAGCATCGGGTATTGTATTCCTGATTTCCAATATTCATTGCAGAGTACGGAACAAACTACAGAGAGAACCAGATTACAAGACAATTTAAATCAACTGTAAGGGAAACACATATATAACTATAAAACAGATTACTTTAATCGCCAAAAGGCTGAAAACAAACTCTGGTCAATGGAAAAGAAAGGTTAAAAAAGTGACACTAAAAAGTTGAAGGTTCCAGTCtaagcacatttaagaaaatgaAATGAGTTACATATTTTTCTATAGTATAAACTATGTACACAATAAACTGGAATGTTCCCAAACCCCTAGACTTTTGAAATCAACAGGACCTTCCTACACAACTTTCCAAGCAAAATAACTCAAATTATATTTACGCATTCAataattttacaggagcaatattttcTGAGGAATTTACATAAACTATAATTATGAATATTGCAATGGTGAAAATATTAAGTATACATGGGAATAAATGTTGGTATATGTGTACATCGGACAGACATTtgataaaccattttgtgactttcTGAACTGTAGTGTAACTTGACCATGTGCAAGCACATCTTTGATAATTTAAATAAGCATGCATAGCTTACTTACTGGGAGCACATTTAAGAAAAACATGCCAGTAAGCAAACAAACGCTTAGATTCAAATTTTCAGGTAGCACGAATTGATGGAAAAATAGAATGCCAATATGGCAGTAAAACATTATTGGTACAGGGAGGTATTGGGTATCAGCAGAATACTGTAACACAGTCATAAACGAGGCCAATATCATCTTCTCTGCATGAATTCAAAGAGTCAGTTGAAAGTATTAGAAAGTATGAATTGTAAACAGTAGACAAGCAACTTGTTTACATTAAAGAAGGGGGGAAGCTCTTCAGTTCAAGGGCCACTACTTTGTAAAGGCAGCAACAACAGCCCAGAGGACTTCATTTGTGTTAGCCTTCATACATTCAGCTTCCGGATCTAAATCCAGAAGCTGTCGCACTCTCTTCATGGCTAAATCATACTGGTCATCCAAAAGGGGGGCAAACGCATTCTCAAGGACATCAGAAGCATGGGCTAGGTAAATGAGAGCCAGTAAACGTTTGTCCATGCGGTGAGGATCTTTCACCCATTTATCCAGAACAGCTTCTTGTACTTTCTTGATTAAACGCTGCTTAATGTTGTTGTTGGTGAGAGGGTGGGTAGTCATGTCAAAAAGAAGAAAGTTCTGTTTTTCAGTTGTCAATACACCCTTTTCCACTAGATTTTTTGCTAATCGTTCACGGACATTTCTTAACTGGTAGTGCAATTTCAAAGGATTCCAGGTCTcgcctaaaagaaaacaaaaaaaagaaaaatagtattAGAAGGGTTTATGCTTATTCATACTAAGTAGAATATTCCTTATTCCCAATATTATACATCACTTACTACACAGTGTAGTTGTTTCTACAACAACCAGactaaaattgtaattaaaaaaataccaaCAACTCGTTTGAGAAAATTTATTAACATAAGGCTCTATTTTGAGGAACAAGTAGAAAGTCAAAAAACAAGGGAATGTGGGCAATATATTATGAGAAAACACAAATGAGTTTTAGTGTTAAACTTAACATATGCAGGTTTCCTTATTCTTCCCACATTGTACTATCACCAATCGTCTGATGCCCACTACATTCTTACATTTtaatacctgcaaaactgcaacatcttTATTAATCTAACTCGCAacttcctgctcctcctccccaCCGGCAATTTGATTCACAAACAAATCCCTAAATTAGTTAATACCGCCTCTTAAACATGCTATCGCTCTCGTTCACATAAATCTCTGCTGAGACAGAAACGGCCCTTGCATAACGTACAGTTGTCAGGCCTCGAGAAATCTACTCGCCCGCTCGTTTTGGCCAGTCAGATTTTACCAGGGCAAGCTATTCTTAGGGCTTACTGCCCAGTTCTGGCAAGCTAGCAGATGTTCTATTCTCTCTCTGAAAGTGAATGAGCTACAAAAATGGCTTTAAATCtgttttttatcttgtcacatttgagcAGAAAAgtggagtagattatttaagtcgcTAGATCACAGGTTGGGTAACGGTTTATGATTTTTTCCAAGGCCTGGTTGTGTTGCCCTGCCTATAGTTCCCGAATGAGAGCATCTGGCATCCTAGGTTTTGATTTTGGCCCCAGCCTCAAGCTAATGTAGTGAGCATGTGAAGGCGTAGCCCTGTTCCTTGACAACTAGCTTCTGGCAACTGAATATCATAATGTTAAAAACTATATCTACTTACCACTAAGCAATTCAATCCAGTTCTGAACAGTTTCTGGAGGCTGTGTCTCTTTCACATGCTTTAGTGCTTCATCAAGCATAACATCTCCAGTAGGTGCATCAGATTTGCAGATAACCTACCAAATTCATGAATAGTCAAAATTTAATGTGTTTCATGTTTCTTATGTGTGACATCAACAGGACTTCAAACACCATGCTAACAAACTGTTATATTCTTAGCCAATAAGGCATTCAGGCATTATAAATTTGGATTAGTAAACAAGTGATTACAGGAAGGATAACTGGTGAATAACAAAGCAAATTCTTCTATGCTTGGGGACGGCCAACATAGAAGGTTAAGTGCAACTGACCACAGTACTAAGTGCCGTCACCAGAGATGCTACAACCAATCAATGAGGTTTCCAGGCCTACTGCTAGCAAATTACAAGCTGTTAAGTCTAGGAGCGGTCTTTTCTGTCTCATCCGGTTCTGAACATTCATTAGCCCCTGAAATAGAATTTACTCATGGTCAACACTATGCCAATGAGGAGTAATATTGCACATGCGTAAATGGATTTATGGACACAAGTTCAtggtttatttaaaaataaaataaaaacttgcaTTCATTCGTAAATCAAGTCATTTGTGAATGTAAGAGGAATATACATGTGAATGGCTTTGTAAAAAAAGACTGAGAAACAACATAGTAAAATATCATTCAATCTTATTGATTAGTctgtttttctttagaaaaaagaaaattacctTAACAAGAAAATAAACAGTTCAGTTAAAAATATGTACCCATACAAGTAAAAGACTGTACACCTATTTTGGGCAGAGATGCAACCACAAACATTATTACTGTTATTTATCACTATATTTCTACTAATAACTAATGTTATGATGTGGGGGTAGGGTTGACTCCAGGATCTTCACAAGTACAGAGGTCCCCAATCAGCTGGAGCTAAGTTTGCCACAGGATGTGAAATGTAGTCAAAGACACAGAGGTGGGGAGTTtagttcaaactctgatccttggCTGCTAATCTCATACCAAACGGTGAAATTAAATGGGTATCCTCCGCAAATGTTAACACAAAAAAACCACTAGTCAAACATCTAGGACTCCACCCAGCAAGACGTTGTGGTGCATCTGGCTGTAAGGTCCTGTTTCCCCAGCATCTGGTCACTGGTGTCCGTTTAGGTAAAACGGGAATCCACCTACTAGTTCAGGATCCAACTGATACTCCAAGATTAGATTTACTAGCAACGCAAAATACCCTAAATTGGTCCTAGGGTGTTGGGTTTATTTAGGTTATATATTTGAAACACTACCAGTCACAGTCAAGTGTTTTCAGCGATGGTGGAACAAAGACTAACTCCTGGTCCTGTTGGGATCAAGAGGGAGGGTAGACCAACAGGACAACTTTTGGGCAGTGCAAGCTCATCCTCTGCCAAGTCTGAAGGCTACAGAGACTACTTAACCCTCTTGATACACTGTGCAATCCTGTGGCTCCTAAGCAGCCTCTGTCGGTCTAGTACTCCTTGTGCAAGtcttacagtcagcagatcactgaacacattttcccactgatCAGGTCATTCTTTCGTGCATGGAAAGCCTAGCTCATCAGCAGGCTAGTACTTTCTTCTCTACCAGATCACAGCAGCAAGTGGACTATGCAGGCTTCCCAGACTTGGGTTCAGTCTGATTTTTTTTAGGCCACATTATTAGGCTAAAATCCAGTTCTCCATGGATTATTATCCTATGCTATTTCTGACAAACTAGTTTCAGAATTTTATGCTCAATTTTCATGCACCTTTCGTCACTAGGCATTGTTGCTGTCCTAATTACAGGAGACTGGGCCACACCCATCCAGAAGAAAGCTTATGGAAAGTTATTAGAATTTGTGTCTTTAACTGGCGCTTTCTGAGGTACCTATGTTGCTAGCTACAAGTTGCAAAACTACTTAGTAAACTTGAATACTCTAGTGTCTGGGACGCTGCCTAGGCAGGTTTCCACCCAGGCCACAGCGTGAAAAGAGTTGTAAGCGATGGTATACTATCTTGCACTTAATCAACGCAAAGCTAATCCCAAGACTCAAGTTATCTACCTTCCCCAAATCAACACAAGTAATTTATTCTGACACTTGTGTTGACTGAGGACTTCAAGTAAAtatgttcaataaaaaaaatattgtttaaaatataTCGGAAATTATAAAATCCCATAGGTCATCAAAGCACTTACAACACAAAACTAAAAGCAAGTAAAAATCGTAATTATATCATTTAAAAAACGTCCTAATGATCTACACAATTGGCAGAGTGCAAAGTAAAACTATATTAAAATGCTTTAAGTAGCATTCTAATGTCAACAGTCACAAACAACAGTTTGTGACCCTACTCCTTAAAGCAATACCTTGTTGGGAGGTAGGTGTAAAGCATGCAGGCAATCACCAATTTCTGCCTCTTTGGTCAGAGTCCCAGGCTGACGTCTACCAGTGACACAAGATGGTATCTTCCCTCCCAGAATTAGGACAGCAAAGAACTGGGTTTTCCACTCCCACTCCATTCAGAACTTAGTCTATTCACCCAAATTTCTGCTACAGACTGTGCATGCACTTACTATCTTTAACACTTGAAGAAAATCACACCTTTGTACCAGATGTTACTAAGCGACTTACCACCTTCATAATTATAAACTCCTGCCTCCACTAAGCAAACGTGATATCCTTGGCCCCCCGCTACCAAACTGTGGCTGTATTATATGGCTTCCTATTACAGAATAGTCAACTTCACAGATTGTTTCATTTCGCACCAAATTTATTCATGTGCACTTCCATAAACTAAGATTTTCCTATCCACCAAGAATTTCTAAAGAAAAATAAACTTGAATGGGTGTTAAGATATTTCTCGGATTTAGCAACATCTCTGTGGCACTCTCTTCTACTAAGCCTTTGGACTCTTTTGAACGTTTCTAAAGACTGAAGACCTGGTCTTctcaaaaaaactttttaaacagcTTCAAGTAATTGGTGTATTTCATCCCCACCATAGCACATGACAACATCACAGATGTCTGCGTGCTGTACAAGTGCCAAAGTAACATGACATAACTTCAAAGAAAGAACTTCTAGCAGACAAACATATGATAAGAAAAATAAACAGGGCAGGTGGGCACAGCTTGTCAAAGTCATCGAGAGGATTTCTATCCCTATGGATGGGGCAATTCAGTAGGAGCAACATCCCCCAGCAGAGTAAATTTAAAAGGGCTGAACTCTACAACagcaaggtgcaagctactatctcgcttgtactatccaaactggattatgccaatggcctctaccatggatcatctctatctattatgaaaaaactacaacgtattcagaactccgcagctaggctactattacatgtaaagcccaaAGCCCACATCTGCCCtgctttgagagcactacactggttacccgttgccagaagatgcacttcaagctgctttgtatcacccacaaagctatacatggaacaggaccgcttttttatcagaaacaaaataaccaaatacatccaacaaacaaacctccgctcaagattggcacctcgccttagaacaccaccatacaagaaaaagactataggtggtacatccttctccgttcaagcagccaaactatggaattcattacccccaactataagagccacagataactatcttgtcttcagaaaactactcaagagttggctctttccttcataaccaccatattcaaacaactatgggctgcatatgcctatgttgataaatattttttctgattatgtgtctatttctagttatgtacagttctttagaaaatatgtatcac
The genomic region above belongs to Pleurodeles waltl isolate 20211129_DDA chromosome 1_1, aPleWal1.hap1.20221129, whole genome shotgun sequence and contains:
- the GOLPH3 gene encoding Golgi phosphoprotein 3, whose product is MAALNQRSSGLVQRRTEASRIAQDRTAEADEEESRHREEDEDEDKGDNKETRLTLMEEVLLLGLKDREGYTSFWNDCISSGLRGCMLIELALRGRLQLEACGMRRKSLLTRKVICKSDAPTGDVMLDEALKHVKETQPPETVQNWIELLSGETWNPLKLHYQLRNVRERLAKNLVEKGVLTTEKQNFLLFDMTTHPLTNNNIKQRLIKKVQEAVLDKWVKDPHRMDKRLLALIYLAHASDVLENAFAPLLDDQYDLAMKRVRQLLDLDPEAECMKANTNEVLWAVVAAFTK